A window from Rhizobium sp. BG4 encodes these proteins:
- a CDS encoding LLM class flavin-dependent oxidoreductase, whose product MTNSSEFLWYIPNDIKAGHRGDSAIVDHNSLETLTEHAQALEDHGWKGALIGTGWGRPDTFTVATALAARTKTFEPLIAIRPGYWRPANFASAAATLDHLSGGRVRVNIVSGQDNLAAYGDSEGDQAHRYARTKEFMRLVRRLWTEENVTSAGEHFRLEGSTVQPRIAGNGNRRHPKLYFGGASEAAEKVAATEADVQLFWGEPLDGVRERIDRLKRLSRDLDRDLAPLEFGLRITTLVRETREEAWADAEKKVAAMAANQGGSWQDHRGSVAVGQRRLLELHERGDVLDDNLYTAPGKFGGGGAGTTWLVGSAEDVASSLRKYRELGITHFVLSDTPYLAEIKRQGDKLLPLLRG is encoded by the coding sequence ATGACCAACAGCTCCGAATTTCTCTGGTACATCCCGAACGACATCAAGGCCGGTCACCGCGGCGACAGCGCCATCGTCGATCACAACAGCCTGGAGACGCTGACGGAACATGCGCAGGCGCTCGAGGATCATGGCTGGAAAGGCGCGCTGATCGGCACCGGCTGGGGAAGGCCGGATACGTTCACGGTTGCCACGGCGCTTGCAGCGCGCACCAAGACCTTCGAGCCGCTGATCGCCATCAGGCCCGGCTATTGGCGCCCGGCGAACTTTGCTTCGGCGGCCGCAACGCTCGACCACCTCAGCGGCGGCCGGGTCCGCGTCAATATCGTCTCCGGGCAGGACAATCTTGCCGCCTATGGCGACAGCGAGGGTGATCAGGCCCATCGCTATGCACGCACCAAGGAATTCATGCGCCTCGTGCGCCGCCTCTGGACGGAAGAAAACGTCACCTCGGCGGGCGAGCATTTCCGGCTCGAGGGCTCGACCGTCCAGCCGCGCATCGCCGGGAATGGCAACCGCCGCCACCCCAAGCTCTATTTCGGCGGCGCCTCGGAGGCGGCCGAAAAGGTCGCCGCAACCGAGGCGGACGTGCAGCTCTTCTGGGGCGAACCGCTCGATGGCGTCAGGGAACGCATCGACAGGCTGAAGCGCCTGAGCCGCGATCTCGACCGCGATCTTGCACCTCTGGAATTCGGCCTGAGGATCACCACGCTCGTGCGGGAGACGCGCGAGGAAGCCTGGGCGGATGCCGAAAAGAAGGTTGCCGCCATGGCGGCAAATCAGGGTGGCAGCTGGCAGGACCACCGTGGCTCAGTCGCCGTCGGCCAACGCCGTCTCCTGGAACTGCACGAGCGCGGCGATGTGCTCGACGACAACCTCTATACCGCTCCCGGAAAATTCGGCGGCGGCGGCGCGGGAACGACATGGCTGGTCGGCTCGGCCGAAGATGTCGCGTCGTCGCTGCGCAAATACCGGGAGCTCGGCATCACGCATTTCGTGCTCTCGGATACGCCCTACCTTGCCGAGATCAAACGGCAGGGAGACAAGCTGCTGCCGCTCCTGAGGGGTTGA
- a CDS encoding NADPH-dependent oxidoreductase: MTLSAPIAPQEDRLTALVKSRYRSDKALSGQWNEALDAILSHRSVRDYLPQSVPAHVIELAVAAAQSAPSSSNLQAWSVIAVEDKEIRDRLNAVAGNQRQITGAPLLLVWLADLARPRDIAETRGGTAEGLDYIESFLLGVIDAALAAQNAVVALESLGLGTCYIGAIRNDPETVARELGLPEGVFPVFGLTVGYPYQGRPADVKPRLGQAAILHRDRYDPGAHRPALDAYNHALGTFQAEQAIPRIDWTEQVSNRIGTVAALKGRHVLKDVIRKLGFALK, from the coding sequence ATGACTTTGTCAGCGCCCATCGCGCCACAGGAAGACAGACTGACCGCGCTCGTAAAGAGCCGGTATCGCAGCGATAAGGCGCTGTCCGGACAATGGAACGAGGCGCTCGACGCAATCCTGTCTCACCGCAGCGTCCGCGACTATCTCCCGCAATCCGTGCCCGCGCATGTGATCGAACTTGCCGTCGCCGCGGCTCAATCGGCGCCGAGTTCATCGAACCTCCAGGCCTGGAGCGTGATCGCCGTCGAAGACAAGGAGATCAGGGATCGCCTGAATGCCGTTGCCGGCAATCAGCGCCAGATCACCGGGGCGCCGCTTCTTCTGGTCTGGCTCGCCGATCTCGCCCGCCCGCGTGACATCGCTGAGACGCGGGGCGGCACGGCCGAAGGTCTCGATTATATCGAGAGTTTCCTGCTCGGTGTCATCGATGCCGCTCTTGCTGCGCAGAATGCCGTCGTGGCGCTCGAATCCCTCGGCCTCGGCACCTGCTATATCGGCGCCATCCGCAATGACCCGGAAACCGTGGCGCGCGAGCTCGGGCTGCCCGAAGGCGTGTTCCCTGTCTTCGGCCTGACGGTGGGTTATCCCTATCAGGGCAGGCCCGCAGATGTGAAGCCGCGGCTTGGCCAGGCAGCAATCCTCCATCGCGATCGCTACGATCCCGGTGCACACCGGCCTGCCCTCGACGCCTATAACCATGCGCTTGGAACCTTCCAGGCGGAACAGGCAATACCCCGGATCGACTGGACCGAGCAGGTCAGCAACCGCATCGGCACCGTCGCAGCCCTGAAAGGCCGTCACGTTCTGAAGGACGTCATCCGGAAGCTCGGCTTCGCGCTCAAGTAA
- a CDS encoding amino acid ABC transporter permease/ATP-binding protein, giving the protein MALTSEFAAIAKHEHRAAETSDFTRYKIVPARHPARFAGTIFATVVIASIIYSTSTNPRWGWNVFAEWFFAEPVLAGLGRTLLLTALATVSGSILGTALALARVSRSPLLSGLSWGYIWLLRSIPVIVLLLVLNNLGYLYETITIGIPFTDAVFASYPTTQLLTPFAAAFLGLTLNQSAFFAEIVRGGILSVDQGQLEAAASLGLSHRRQAFRIILPQAMRSILPTGFNEVIGLAKATSMVYVLALPELFYTVQVIYRRNLEVIPLLMVATAWYLVIMTVLSIAQHYIERHYSKGALRNPKPLPFQAFFARFARQPAAAEFATETAVAHRGFADAAVLRAGGAISIQGISKSFGSLKVLDGIDLNLPAGSVTAILGPSGSGKSTLLRSINHLERVDAGFIAVDGELVGYEQKGNLLYELKENEILKRRADIGMVFQSFNLFPHLTVLENLIEAPIQVRGAKREEAVQLAQELLARVGLGDKINAYPRQLSGGQQQRVAIARALALRPKVLLFDEPTSALDPELVGEVLDVIKELARTGTTLVVVTHEIGFAREIADTVVFMDGGKILESGPPSKIFTRAEHSRTREFLAKVL; this is encoded by the coding sequence ATGGCGCTGACCAGCGAATTTGCGGCTATCGCAAAACACGAGCACAGAGCGGCGGAGACCTCCGATTTCACGCGCTACAAGATTGTTCCTGCACGCCACCCGGCGCGCTTTGCGGGCACGATCTTTGCCACCGTCGTCATCGCGAGCATCATCTATTCGACGTCCACGAACCCGCGCTGGGGCTGGAATGTGTTTGCCGAGTGGTTCTTTGCTGAACCGGTGCTGGCCGGCCTTGGCCGAACCCTGCTTCTGACAGCACTCGCCACCGTCTCCGGCTCGATCCTCGGAACCGCGCTGGCACTCGCCCGTGTTTCCCGCTCGCCGCTGCTGTCGGGTCTCTCCTGGGGCTATATCTGGCTGCTCCGCTCGATCCCGGTCATCGTGCTGCTGCTCGTTCTCAACAATCTCGGCTATCTCTATGAAACGATCACGATCGGCATCCCCTTCACCGATGCGGTCTTTGCGAGCTATCCGACGACGCAGCTTCTGACGCCGTTTGCGGCAGCTTTTCTTGGTCTGACGCTCAATCAGTCGGCCTTCTTCGCCGAGATCGTTCGCGGCGGTATTCTCTCCGTGGACCAGGGGCAGCTTGAGGCGGCCGCCTCGCTCGGCCTCTCGCATCGCCGCCAGGCATTCCGCATCATCCTGCCGCAGGCCATGCGCTCGATCCTGCCGACAGGGTTCAACGAGGTGATCGGTCTCGCGAAGGCGACCTCGATGGTCTACGTTCTGGCCCTGCCGGAGCTCTTCTACACCGTGCAGGTCATCTATCGCCGCAATCTGGAAGTCATTCCGCTGCTGATGGTGGCGACCGCCTGGTATCTCGTCATCATGACCGTGCTGTCGATCGCGCAGCACTATATCGAGCGGCATTATTCTAAGGGTGCCCTGCGCAATCCGAAGCCCTTGCCGTTCCAGGCCTTCTTCGCACGCTTTGCCCGCCAGCCTGCCGCGGCTGAGTTTGCGACTGAAACCGCAGTCGCCCATAGGGGATTTGCCGATGCCGCGGTTCTGCGCGCCGGTGGCGCCATCAGCATCCAGGGAATTTCGAAAAGCTTTGGCTCGCTGAAGGTGCTCGATGGCATCGATCTCAATCTGCCTGCCGGTAGCGTGACCGCCATCCTCGGCCCCTCGGGTTCCGGCAAGTCGACGCTGCTGCGCTCGATCAATCATTTGGAGCGCGTGGACGCCGGTTTCATCGCCGTCGATGGCGAGCTCGTCGGCTACGAGCAGAAGGGCAATCTGCTCTATGAGCTCAAGGAGAACGAAATCCTGAAGCGGCGCGCCGATATCGGCATGGTGTTCCAGAGCTTCAATCTCTTTCCGCATCTGACCGTGCTCGAAAATCTGATCGAGGCACCTATCCAGGTGCGCGGCGCAAAACGCGAGGAAGCGGTCCAGCTGGCGCAGGAGTTGCTCGCCAGGGTCGGGCTCGGCGACAAGATCAATGCCTATCCCCGCCAGCTTTCGGGCGGCCAGCAGCAGCGCGTGGCAATTGCCCGGGCGCTGGCCCTCCGTCCCAAGGTTCTCCTGTTCGACGAACCGACATCGGCGCTCGATCCCGAGCTCGTCGGCGAGGTGCTCGATGTCATCAAGGAACTCGCGCGGACAGGAACGACGCTTGTCGTCGTCACCCACGAGATCGGCTTCGCCCGCGAGATCGCCGATACCGTTGTCTTCATGGACGGCGGCAAGATCCTGGAGTCCGGCCCGCCATCGAAGATCTTCACCCGGGCCGAACATTCCCGCACCAGAGAGTTTCTCGCCAAGGTGCTCTGA
- a CDS encoding LLM class flavin-dependent oxidoreductase has product MAERSQLRLGAFLYPTGHHIAAWRHPDAQADAGSNFAHYVELAQLAERGKFDLIFMADGVGTRGTDIEALSRTATRYVAQFEPITLLSALAAVTRNIGFVATASTSYNEPYHIARKFASLDHISGGRAGWNLVTSSSEHEAHNFGRDEHYAHGERYERAEEFADVVTGLWDTWEEGAFPRDKQSGLYFDPDKQHVLNHKGKFFKVRGPLNVARSPQGHPVLVQAGSSEPGKELAARTAEVVFTAHQTFEDARAFYTDLKGRLRKYGRHADDLKVMPGIFPVVGLTIAEAEEKFEQIQELIHPVVGLALLSGMTGGVDLSAYPLDGPVPALPETNASKSRQRLLLDLAHRENLTIRQLYLRIAGARGHRQIVGTPAQIADEMQHWFTGGAADGFNIMPPHLPVGLHHFVDLVLPELRRRGLFRNEYEGTTLRQNLGLRTPQHPASAPLAAE; this is encoded by the coding sequence ATGGCTGAACGATCGCAACTCAGGCTCGGCGCCTTTCTCTACCCGACCGGACATCACATTGCCGCTTGGCGTCATCCGGATGCGCAGGCCGATGCCGGCTCCAACTTCGCCCATTACGTGGAACTGGCGCAGCTCGCCGAGCGCGGCAAGTTCGACCTGATCTTCATGGCCGATGGCGTCGGGACGCGGGGCACCGATATCGAGGCCTTGAGCCGCACCGCGACGCGCTATGTCGCGCAGTTCGAGCCGATCACGCTGCTCTCGGCGCTGGCGGCGGTCACCCGCAATATCGGCTTCGTCGCCACCGCCTCGACATCCTATAACGAGCCCTATCATATCGCCCGCAAATTCGCCTCGCTCGACCATATCAGCGGCGGACGGGCAGGATGGAACCTCGTAACCTCGTCCAGCGAGCACGAAGCGCACAATTTCGGCCGCGACGAGCATTATGCCCATGGCGAGCGCTACGAGCGCGCCGAGGAATTCGCCGATGTCGTGACCGGGCTGTGGGATACCTGGGAAGAGGGCGCCTTCCCGCGCGACAAGCAGAGCGGCCTCTATTTCGATCCCGACAAGCAGCATGTCCTCAATCACAAGGGCAAGTTCTTCAAGGTTCGCGGGCCGCTGAACGTTGCCCGTTCGCCCCAGGGACATCCGGTGCTCGTTCAGGCTGGCTCTTCCGAGCCCGGCAAGGAACTTGCGGCGCGCACCGCCGAAGTGGTCTTTACCGCCCACCAGACATTCGAGGATGCCCGCGCCTTCTACACCGATCTCAAGGGGCGCCTGCGCAAATACGGCCGTCACGCCGATGATCTGAAGGTCATGCCCGGCATCTTTCCCGTCGTCGGCCTTACGATCGCGGAGGCGGAAGAGAAGTTCGAACAGATCCAGGAGCTGATCCATCCGGTCGTCGGCCTGGCTTTGCTGAGCGGCATGACCGGCGGCGTCGATCTCTCCGCCTATCCCCTCGACGGGCCGGTTCCTGCGCTGCCGGAGACCAATGCCAGCAAGAGCCGCCAGCGCCTGCTGCTCGATCTCGCCCATCGTGAGAACCTGACGATCCGCCAGCTTTATCTGAGGATCGCCGGCGCGCGCGGCCACCGGCAGATCGTCGGCACGCCGGCGCAGATCGCCGACGAGATGCAGCACTGGTTCACGGGCGGAGCCGCCGATGGCTTCAACATCATGCCCCCGCATCTGCCCGTTGGTCTTCACCATTTCGTCGATCTCGTGCTGCCTGAGCTGCGCCGCCGCGGCCTGTTCCGCAACGAATATGAAGGCACGACGCTGCGCCAGAATCTGGGGCTGCGCACACCGCAGCATCCGGCATCCGCCCCTCTTGCCGCCGAGTAG
- a CDS encoding ABC transporter substrate-binding protein — protein sequence MKRITFTRLAAALAILLAATATSARAEDPLVIHVGYAAIGIDNRPYSEGTSAATARAGEFLEKEFANDPNIKIEWTFFKGAGPAVNEGFANDQLDFAYQGDLPALIGRATGLKTKYLLASGARKPLYLAVAKDSGIKSIEDLKGRKIALQRGTNGHLAAIKILEAHGLTERDVQVVNLDSAGTVAALTSKDIDAAFGDTQLINLAAKGAADVIYTTKGDDPRFGRNAGIIGREAFIDAHPEITQRVVDAFVKAAKWSSDEPNRAALFELWHKSGTAIPILEEYFKGDTLAYRNSPLIDDLLVSQYTEQAAKSKEFGLIRRDVDLKGWFEPKYLDNAIERLGFKNFWQAYGADGKPVAS from the coding sequence ATGAAACGCATCACCTTTACCCGCCTGGCCGCCGCCCTCGCCATTCTGCTTGCGGCGACGGCAACATCGGCACGCGCCGAGGATCCACTTGTCATCCATGTCGGCTATGCCGCGATCGGCATCGACAACCGCCCCTATTCGGAAGGCACCTCGGCCGCGACCGCGCGGGCCGGCGAATTCCTGGAGAAGGAATTTGCCAATGATCCCAACATCAAGATCGAGTGGACCTTCTTCAAGGGCGCCGGTCCCGCCGTCAACGAGGGCTTCGCCAACGACCAGCTCGACTTCGCCTATCAGGGCGACCTGCCGGCGCTGATCGGCCGCGCCACCGGGCTGAAGACCAAGTACCTGCTGGCAAGCGGCGCACGCAAGCCGCTCTACCTCGCCGTCGCCAAGGATTCCGGCATCAAGTCGATCGAGGATCTGAAGGGGCGCAAGATCGCGCTGCAGCGCGGCACCAACGGCCACCTGGCGGCGATCAAGATCCTGGAAGCGCATGGCCTGACCGAACGCGATGTACAGGTCGTCAATCTCGATAGTGCTGGCACCGTTGCAGCTTTGACCAGCAAGGATATCGATGCCGCCTTTGGCGATACGCAGCTGATCAATCTCGCCGCCAAGGGTGCCGCGGACGTCATCTACACGACGAAGGGTGACGATCCGCGCTTCGGCCGCAACGCCGGCATCATCGGCCGCGAGGCCTTCATCGATGCCCATCCCGAAATCACCCAGCGCGTCGTCGACGCCTTCGTCAAGGCCGCAAAGTGGTCGTCCGACGAGCCGAACCGCGCCGCACTCTTCGAGCTCTGGCACAAATCCGGCACGGCAATCCCGATCCTCGAGGAGTACTTCAAGGGCGATACGCTGGCCTACCGCAATTCGCCGCTGATCGATGATCTCCTGGTGTCGCAGTACACGGAGCAGGCGGCCAAGAGTAAGGAATTCGGCCTGATCCGCCGCGATGTCGATCTCAAGGGCTGGTTCGAACCGAAATATCTCGACAACGCGATCGAGCGTCTCGGCTTCAAGAACTTCTGGCAGGCCTATGGCGCCGACGGCAAGCCCGTCGCGTCGTGA
- a CDS encoding Lrp/AsnC family transcriptional regulator has product MDRVDRKILAQLQSDADIPGPELAKSVGISNTPCWRRVQKLEEEKVIRRRVALLDAAKINAAVTVFVSIRVKAHSLEWLRRFSEVVTSFAEVVEFYRMSGDVDYLMRVVVPDVAGYDAFYKRLVAKIEIGDVNSRFAMQELKYTTELPLSYLQINNPKAARGG; this is encoded by the coding sequence ATGGATCGGGTCGATCGCAAAATCCTGGCGCAGCTGCAGAGCGACGCCGACATCCCCGGGCCGGAGCTTGCCAAGTCAGTCGGCATTTCGAACACGCCCTGCTGGCGAAGGGTTCAGAAGCTGGAGGAGGAAAAGGTCATCCGCCGGCGGGTTGCCCTGCTCGACGCGGCGAAAATCAACGCCGCCGTCACCGTGTTCGTGTCCATCCGGGTCAAGGCGCATTCGCTGGAATGGCTGCGCCGGTTTTCCGAGGTGGTGACAAGCTTTGCCGAAGTGGTCGAGTTCTACCGCATGAGCGGCGACGTCGACTATCTGATGCGGGTCGTGGTGCCCGACGTCGCAGGCTATGACGCGTTCTACAAGCGGCTGGTGGCGAAGATCGAGATCGGCGACGTCAACTCGCGCTTTGCCATGCAGGAGCTGAAGTACACGACCGAGCTTCCCTTATCTTATCTGCAGATCAACAATCCCAAAGCGGCACGCGGAGGCTAG
- a CDS encoding LLM class flavin-dependent oxidoreductase: MTSNSIAIKHVGFLTPGNYPEDDPHRGLEETLLLLEHGEELGFNSAWVRQRHLEPGISSATAFLAAATQRTERIELGTAVIPIGYESPYRLAEDLSTVDVLSRGRLNVGLSAGRPLHADLIGPLAFDGDWESHDFSHARVIRFADNLKGHYLGDEETRIKTPFGPQRPRLNPHAKGLIDRIWYGGGSLRSAAWAGQNGFNLLIGNVTTGEETDEFFVAQGRQLERYRNSGGAGRRVALGRVIVPYDSASLATRKRYAAYAAGRHERTLAPQGERRTLFARDLVGTADEILETLYADPILPHVEEFRLELPYEFIDEDYRQILHDFVTLIGPELGWRPAALQPLSPRAGDVRSLKSGY, translated from the coding sequence ATGACCAGCAATTCCATTGCGATCAAACATGTCGGGTTCCTGACGCCCGGAAACTATCCCGAAGACGATCCCCATCGCGGGCTCGAAGAGACGCTTCTGCTCCTCGAACATGGCGAGGAGCTTGGCTTCAACAGTGCCTGGGTCAGGCAGCGGCATCTGGAGCCGGGTATTTCCTCGGCAACCGCCTTCCTAGCAGCGGCCACCCAGCGGACCGAGAGGATCGAGCTCGGCACGGCGGTCATTCCGATCGGCTACGAAAGCCCCTATCGGCTGGCCGAGGATCTCTCGACCGTCGACGTGCTCTCCCGGGGGCGGCTCAATGTCGGGCTGAGCGCGGGACGGCCGCTCCATGCCGATCTGATCGGGCCGCTCGCTTTTGATGGCGACTGGGAGAGCCATGACTTCTCGCATGCTCGCGTTATCAGGTTCGCCGACAATCTGAAGGGACACTATCTCGGCGACGAGGAGACGCGGATCAAGACGCCCTTCGGCCCGCAGCGTCCGCGGCTCAATCCCCATGCCAAGGGCCTGATCGACCGCATCTGGTATGGAGGAGGCTCCCTGCGCTCTGCAGCCTGGGCCGGACAGAACGGCTTCAATCTCCTGATCGGCAACGTCACGACGGGCGAGGAGACAGACGAGTTCTTTGTCGCCCAGGGACGCCAGCTCGAGCGCTACAGAAATTCCGGTGGAGCCGGGCGCCGGGTGGCGCTCGGAAGGGTCATCGTTCCCTACGACAGTGCCAGCCTGGCAACGCGCAAGCGCTACGCTGCCTATGCCGCCGGCCGTCACGAACGCACACTTGCGCCGCAGGGCGAGCGCCGCACCCTCTTTGCCCGTGACCTCGTCGGAACCGCTGACGAAATCCTGGAGACGCTATATGCCGATCCGATCCTGCCTCATGTCGAGGAATTCCGTCTGGAGCTTCCCTATGAATTCATCGACGAGGATTACCGCCAGATTCTACACGACTTCGTGACGCTGATCGGCCCCGAACTCGGTTGGCGCCCCGCTGCGCTTCAGCCATTATCGCCGCGCGCCGGTGACGTGAGATCTTTGAAATCAGGATATTAG
- a CDS encoding ABC transporter substrate-binding protein, translating to MTFRNSAIQLLASTVAVATIGIGSAQAAEKFNLSPDTSNRIRAEKDEAAIKTISPSFKFVQKGKFTVAINPWDPPVATYATDAKTVVGTDPEIAQLLADSFGLELDLVPVAWEDWPLGVSSGKYDAVISNVTVTEERKEKFDFSTYRNDVLGFYVKADSKITAIKEPKDVAGLKVITGAGTNQEKIILEWDRENVAAGLKPIEVQYYDDRAAADLAIQSGRADVEFNPNATLAYSASIKGSTKLVGTVSGGWPIAAEIAVTTKKGAGLADAVTLALNDLIKNGKYGEVLKRWNLTSEATAESKTNPPGLPKSGS from the coding sequence ATGACATTCAGAAATAGCGCAATCCAGCTGCTCGCCAGCACCGTAGCGGTGGCAACCATAGGGATCGGCTCCGCGCAGGCTGCCGAGAAATTCAACTTGAGCCCGGATACCTCGAACCGGATCCGCGCCGAGAAGGATGAAGCGGCGATCAAGACAATCTCTCCGTCCTTCAAGTTCGTCCAGAAGGGCAAGTTCACCGTCGCCATCAACCCCTGGGACCCGCCGGTCGCGACCTACGCAACGGATGCGAAGACCGTCGTCGGTACCGATCCCGAGATCGCGCAGCTGCTCGCCGACTCTTTCGGCCTCGAGCTCGATCTCGTTCCGGTCGCCTGGGAAGACTGGCCGCTCGGTGTCTCCTCCGGCAAGTACGATGCCGTCATTTCCAACGTCACCGTGACGGAGGAGCGCAAGGAGAAGTTCGATTTCTCCACCTATCGCAATGACGTGCTCGGCTTCTACGTGAAGGCCGACAGCAAGATCACCGCGATCAAGGAGCCGAAGGACGTTGCCGGGCTGAAGGTCATCACAGGCGCCGGTACCAATCAGGAAAAGATCATCCTCGAATGGGACCGCGAAAATGTCGCCGCCGGCCTGAAGCCGATCGAGGTGCAGTATTACGATGACCGGGCCGCGGCCGATCTGGCGATCCAGTCCGGCCGTGCCGATGTCGAATTCAATCCGAATGCCACGCTCGCCTACAGCGCCTCGATCAAGGGCTCGACCAAGCTCGTCGGCACCGTCAGCGGCGGCTGGCCGATTGCGGCCGAGATCGCAGTCACGACCAAGAAGGGCGCCGGACTTGCCGACGCGGTCACTCTCGCTCTCAACGACCTCATCAAGAATGGCAAGTATGGCGAAGTGCTGAAGCGCTGGAACCTGACATCAGAGGCGACGGCAGAATCGAAGACCAACCCGCCGGGACTGCCGAAGAGCGGTTCCTAA
- a CDS encoding DsbA family protein, whose amino-acid sequence MTKSLEYFFSIGSPWSYIGLDAFVDLAKRHKVDIEPFLTTVIEENGGIFSRNRPEIRRAYWMRDLKRWAKVRGKEIWLDKRPELGDPTPASFLVIAAYLDGKDWVGVTRALQTAYWVDARDIGKPEVRAEVVTRAGFDGEALLKRQGDDDVQKKWSRDRDHARNSGVFGFPTFIYDEETYWGQDNLPFLERHFEGDRP is encoded by the coding sequence ATGACGAAGTCCCTCGAATATTTCTTCTCCATCGGTTCTCCCTGGTCCTATATCGGCCTCGACGCCTTCGTCGATCTCGCCAAGCGGCACAAAGTGGATATAGAGCCTTTCCTGACCACCGTGATCGAGGAAAACGGCGGCATCTTCTCGCGCAACCGGCCGGAAATCCGCCGGGCCTATTGGATGAGGGACCTGAAACGCTGGGCGAAGGTGCGCGGCAAGGAAATCTGGCTCGACAAGCGCCCGGAACTCGGTGATCCGACGCCCGCCTCCTTTCTGGTGATCGCAGCCTATCTCGACGGCAAGGATTGGGTGGGTGTCACTCGCGCGTTGCAGACCGCCTATTGGGTGGACGCACGTGATATCGGCAAACCCGAGGTGCGGGCCGAGGTCGTCACCCGAGCCGGTTTCGACGGCGAGGCACTTCTCAAGCGCCAGGGCGACGACGACGTTCAGAAGAAGTGGAGCCGCGACCGCGATCACGCCCGAAACAGCGGCGTCTTTGGTTTCCCGACATTCATCTATGACGAGGAAACCTATTGGGGTCAGGACAATCTCCCCTTCCTTGAGCGGCACTTCGAGGGTGACCGGCCCTGA
- a CDS encoding ABC transporter substrate-binding protein, giving the protein MMLAAAGTAHAVDEFDLSPAQPARVHAVKNEAAIASIPKSFAFVTPGKFTVAISPGGPPLATYATDAKTVVGADPEYANAIAESLGLELEIVPVAWIDWPLGLVSGKYDAVISNVGVTEERKQKFDFSTYRKGLHGFFVKGDSAIASIKEPKDAAGLRIIVGAGTNQERILLKWSDEDVATGLKPIELQYFDDEAASLLALQSGRADVIVQPHAQLVFIAARDKNIKRVGTLSAGWPDRSDVAITTRKGSGIADTLTIATNGLIKDGTYAKILDHWHLSEEALPASETNPPGLPKF; this is encoded by the coding sequence ATGATGCTGGCTGCGGCGGGAACGGCGCATGCCGTCGATGAGTTCGATCTGAGCCCCGCGCAACCCGCTCGTGTCCATGCGGTGAAGAACGAAGCGGCGATCGCCTCGATCCCGAAGAGCTTTGCCTTCGTCACGCCGGGCAAGTTTACCGTGGCGATCAGCCCGGGCGGACCACCGCTTGCAACCTATGCCACCGACGCGAAGACGGTCGTTGGAGCCGATCCCGAATATGCCAATGCGATTGCAGAAAGCCTCGGGTTGGAGCTTGAAATCGTGCCGGTCGCCTGGATCGACTGGCCGCTTGGTCTTGTGTCGGGCAAGTACGACGCTGTCATTTCTAATGTTGGCGTTACCGAAGAACGCAAGCAGAAGTTCGACTTCTCGACCTATCGCAAAGGCCTGCATGGCTTCTTCGTGAAGGGTGACAGCGCCATCGCCTCCATCAAGGAACCGAAGGATGCGGCGGGTCTGCGCATCATCGTCGGTGCTGGGACTAACCAGGAGCGGATCCTGCTGAAATGGAGTGATGAGGACGTTGCCACCGGCTTGAAGCCGATCGAGCTTCAATATTTCGACGACGAGGCAGCGAGCCTGCTGGCGCTGCAATCCGGTCGCGCCGACGTCATTGTTCAGCCGCATGCGCAGCTCGTCTTCATCGCCGCCCGCGACAAGAACATCAAGCGCGTGGGAACGCTGAGCGCCGGCTGGCCCGATCGCTCCGACGTCGCGATCACGACGCGCAAGGGCAGCGGCATTGCCGACACGCTGACGATCGCCACCAACGGCCTGATCAAGGACGGCACCTACGCCAAAATCCTCGATCATTGGCATCTGTCGGAGGAAGCCTTGCCTGCTTCGGAGACGAATCCACCCGGCCTGCCGAAATTCTGA